In Halorussus limi, a genomic segment contains:
- a CDS encoding CheF family chemotaxis protein codes for MSKEGEHKITDTKGKFLQVVKNGRKLNDPDWTSGRILLSNKRIVLAGNQGKRSIPLSKVNGLKGRYDVNQAVASVSDYLSVEFENNVVLLGTGMDIDEFETDVYGALLNQKMILTKHPAVEGGVVQDTEWEKARIKISEEMVNVAIASGTFVGIELDDIGGVDRATRTVKGEQRTVLEVEHTQGDTSVQTYISGETRRCALLESLLKKGERKNEGGVELDETEKEVLMALYSGVSSFEIPDFLGMDVDEVESIFERLVEVDVLEEVRKRREVSLKTRGRNIASESINEK; via the coding sequence GAAGGCGAGCACAAGATAACCGACACGAAGGGGAAGTTCCTGCAGGTCGTCAAGAACGGCCGCAAACTCAACGACCCCGACTGGACCAGCGGCCGCATCCTGCTGTCGAACAAGCGAATCGTGTTGGCGGGCAACCAGGGCAAGCGGTCGATTCCGCTCTCGAAGGTCAACGGCCTGAAGGGTCGGTACGACGTGAATCAGGCCGTCGCCTCCGTCTCGGACTATCTGAGCGTCGAGTTCGAGAACAACGTCGTCCTGCTCGGCACGGGCATGGACATCGACGAGTTCGAGACCGACGTGTACGGGGCCCTGCTCAACCAGAAGATGATCCTGACCAAACACCCCGCGGTCGAGGGCGGCGTGGTTCAGGACACCGAGTGGGAGAAGGCCCGAATCAAGATTAGCGAGGAGATGGTGAACGTCGCCATCGCCTCGGGCACGTTCGTCGGCATCGAACTCGACGACATCGGCGGGGTCGACAGGGCGACCAGGACCGTCAAAGGCGAACAGCGAACCGTGCTGGAGGTCGAACACACGCAGGGCGACACCAGCGTCCAGACCTACATCTCGGGCGAGACCCGGCGATGCGCGCTGCTCGAATCGCTGTTGAAGAAGGGCGAGCGCAAGAACGAGGGCGGAGTCGAACTCGACGAGACCGAGAAGGAGGTCCTGATGGCGCTCTATTCGGGCGTCTCGTCGTTCGAGATTCCCGACTTCCTCGGGATGGACGTAGACGAGGTCGAGAGCATCTTCGAGCGACTCGTCGAAGTGGACGTGCTGGAGGAAGTGCGCAAACGGCGCGAAGTGAGTTTGAAGACTCGCGGGCGGAACATCGCCAGCGAGTCCATCAACGAGAAGTGA